From the genome of Gemmatimonadota bacterium:
CATTGCCGGCCGCTGATCCGCCGGAAAAAAGGGAGAATCGAGCCGTGGCCGAGGCCATCACCACACGTTCGCTGAGCGTCTCCTTCGGGGGACGCCCGGCAGTGAACAACGTGGATATGAGCATCGCGGCGAGAAACGTCACCGCCATCATCGGTCCGAGCGGATGTGGGAAGACGACCTTCCTGCGCTCGATCAACCGGATGCATGACTACGCCCCCACTGCCCGCGTCACGGGGAGCGTTTTTCTCGGAGACCAGGACATCTACGCGAACGGGATGGATCCGGTGCAACTCCGGACCAAGGTCGGGATGGTCTTCCAGCGGCCGAATCCATTCCCCACGATGAGCATCCGAGACAACATTCTCTTCGCACCGAAGCGGCACGGAATCGTGAAGGGCCCCGAGATGGACGCGATGGTCGAGCGAGTCCTTCGGCATGCGGCTCTTTGGGACGAGGTGAAGGACCGCCTCCACCACAGCGCGACGAGCCTCTCCGGGGGGCAACAGCAGCGCCTCTGCATCGCTCGGGCGCTCGCAGTTCGTCCCCAGGTGCTCCTCATGGACGAGCCGGCGAGCGCCCTCGATCCGACCGCGACGCAGAAAATCGAAGACCTGATCTACGAGCTGAAGCAGGACTACACGATCGTGATCGTGACGCATAACATGCAGCAGGCGGCGCGTGTCTCCGACTTCACGGCCTTTTTCTACCTCGGCGAGCTCGTGGAATTCGGGGAGACGAATTCCCTCTTTACGAATCCACGCGAGGAGCGGACCGAAGCCTACATCACGGGGAGATTTGGATGAGCCCTACCAGCGGCGCCCGCCACCTTTCCGACGACCTCGAGACCCTCAAGGCCCGGCTCCTGGAGATGTCGGTCATGGTCGAGGACCTCCTTCGCATCGCGGTGGAGTCCCTCGCCGAACGCGACGAGGTCAAGGCGCGCAGCGTGGAAGAGGGAGACCGGTCGGTGGACGCGATCGAGCTCGAGCTCGACGAGGCCTCGATCAATATGCTCGCGCTCCATCAGCCTGTGGCTCGGGACCTTCGCCTGATCACGATGGCGATGCGGATCTCGAGCGACCTCGAGCGGATCGGGGATCACGCGGTCAATGTCGCTCAGGCGGTGAAACATGTCGGGAAATATCCAACCCTTGGGCGATTTCCCGAGCTCGGCGAAATGGCGCGCCTGACGCGCCAGATGCTGACGGACGCCCTGGACGCCTTCACGCGGGGAGACGCGGCCCTCGCCAGAGACGTGCGCCGCCGTGACGACCGGGTGGATGCGCTTCAGGATTCGCTGATCCGGATCCTCCTCACGCACATGATGGAAGATCCCCGCCGAATCGGTTCCGCGATCTCGCTCCTCCTGGTGAGTCGCAACCTCGAACGGGTGGCCGATCTCGCGACGAACATCTCCGAGGACGTCGTCTTCATGGTGGAGGGGCGCTTCATTAAACACG
Proteins encoded in this window:
- the pstB gene encoding phosphate ABC transporter ATP-binding protein PstB, with translation MAEAITTRSLSVSFGGRPAVNNVDMSIAARNVTAIIGPSGCGKTTFLRSINRMHDYAPTARVTGSVFLGDQDIYANGMDPVQLRTKVGMVFQRPNPFPTMSIRDNILFAPKRHGIVKGPEMDAMVERVLRHAALWDEVKDRLHHSATSLSGGQQQRLCIARALAVRPQVLLMDEPASALDPTATQKIEDLIYELKQDYTIVIVTHNMQQAARVSDFTAFFYLGELVEFGETNSLFTNPREERTEAYITGRFG
- the phoU gene encoding phosphate signaling complex protein PhoU, which encodes MSPTSGARHLSDDLETLKARLLEMSVMVEDLLRIAVESLAERDEVKARSVEEGDRSVDAIELELDEASINMLALHQPVARDLRLITMAMRISSDLERIGDHAVNVAQAVKHVGKYPTLGRFPELGEMARLTRQMLTDALDAFTRGDAALARDVRRRDDRVDALQDSLIRILLTHMMEDPRRIGSAISLLLVSRNLERVADLATNISEDVVFMVEGRFIKHGGPAAAGKDAADQSPPVAEGPVS